In the genome of Ictalurus furcatus strain D&B chromosome 13, Billie_1.0, whole genome shotgun sequence, one region contains:
- the stxbp4 gene encoding syntaxin-binding protein 4, whose translation MPLLPESVEAEHFDGLSLLYWTIMGPHGINRAVQRLEFLDCRQGLGVKIIGGYRELSGEEFGIFIKRVLPGGLAAQDGRLKAGDLILDVNNMNLAGVTNERAVEILRMASATNHMSLLIARDEESWREFVELMEKYGSNSNTSSGTGRISPTLLSTGKLTDTASSSSSSRSTSPKDCSTNPITPQVCCDCMIQLICVAKGTGLGLVIKGGANRAEGPMVFIQDIMPGGDCQRDGRLKAGDQLISINKESLIGVTHEEAKSILTRTKLRPDPTVEIAFIRQRSSSGSSSGPHSPISLQPLSTTGSQLRPLTLGGVTVTMPGGLVPKFNPTPISGSETLPSVNLTQIRAVPVKSELPSVTTPDSACTTMDNSALSSDATTACKFSTMVTVTHPKPSSLTSSCRIKLEKLEQLSYPQALEVLGLKLTESQLQPLRERLQVDQGGTVAYGDFETVTKEFLKLTNKSGVQQQTSRVTSDDLTDSSSNPQVSTSDSDDLDEMERMRKDHIEALREIKRLQDRVAESESLCQEMQQELTKVKQEAKTAVDERRSLQTQVQLAEAAQKQAQGMEMDYEEVIHLLEEEIAEMKSMRAEKSDQLKEDQDLKKRIALLECQLRKSEVAKNGFEISTGKLLHFVKAIQDFLTENQGSFSTYSSESEPKLATLSPTLTTQSGRKVSGMASRLALEAQELIHTVQAILEVDCLPYGWDEAYTANGAKYYINHVTQTTSWTHPVMNSLGLSEPEANKPTQNSPESKG comes from the exons ATGCCACTGCTGCCAGAGTCAGTGGAGGCAGAGCACTTTGACGGACTATCCCTGCTCTACTG GACAATCATGGGTCCCCATGGCATCAACCGTGCTGTGCAAAGACTGGAATTCTTAGACTGCAGACAAGGTCTTG GGGTGAAGATTATTGGAGGATACAGAGAGCTAAGTGGTGAAGAGTTTGGGATTTTTATTAAGCGAGTGTTACCTGGTGGTCTTGCAGCACAGGATG GACGACTGAAAGCAGGTGACCTCATTTTAGACGTCAACAACATGAATTTAGCAGGCGTTACAAATGAAAG GGCAGTGGAGATTCTGCGCATGGCATCAGCCACGAATCACATGTCTCTTCTGATCGCTCGTGATGAGGAGTCCTG GAGAGAGTTTGTTGAGCTTATGGAGAAATATGGCTCCAACAGCAACACAAGCTCAGGAACAGGCAGGATTTCTCCTACGCTTCTCTCTACAG GTAAACTGACTGAcactgcatcatcatcatcatcatccagatCAACAAGCCCTAAAGACTGTAGCACAAACCCAATTACTCCACAGGTCTGCTG CGACTGCATGATTCAGCTGATATGTGTTGCAAAGGGAACAGGTCTAGGCTTGGTCATTAAAGGTGGAGCAAACCGTGCAGAAGGGCCAATGGTGTTCATTCAGGACATTATGCCTGGAGGAGACTGCCAAAGG GATGGAAGACTAAAAGCAGGAGATCAACTCATATCAATCAATAAAGAGTCCTTAATTGGAGTAACACATGAGGAAGCAAAAAGCATTTTAACCAGAACAAAGCTCAG ACCTGACCCGACTGTGGAGATAGCGTTTATCAGGCAGAGGTCTTCCTCTGGCTCCAGCAGCGGTCCACACAGCCCTATTTCCCTGCAGCCCCTATCCACTACAGGCTCTCAGCTCAGACCACTGACCCTTGGCGGAGTAACTGTAACTATGCCTGGAGGGCTCGTGCCCAAATTTAATCCCACTCCTATCTCTGGAAGTGAGACACTGCCTTCTGTCAATCTCACACAG ATACGAGCAGTACCGGTGAAATCGGAGCTTCCTTCAGTCACTACACCTGACAGTGCCTGCACCACAATGGACAACTCTG CTTTGTCTTCAGATGCCACTACTGCCTGTAAGTTCAGCACCATGGTCACCGTCACTCATCCGAAGCCTTCTTCACTTACATCTAGCTGCCGTATCAAACTGGAGAAGCTGGAGCAG TTGTCATATCCCCAGGCACTGGAGGTCTTGGGTTTAAAGCTGACGGAGTCTCAGCTCCagccactgagagagagactccaGGTGGACCAAGGAGGAACAGTGGCCTATGGAG ATTTTGAGACTGTGACGAAGGAATTCTTGAAGTTGACAAACAAATCAGGTGTGCAACAGCAAACATCCAGAGTCACTTCTGATGATCTGACTGACTCTTCATCAAACCCGCAG GTATCAACATCTGACTCTGATGACCTGGATGAGatggagagaatgagaaaagaTCACATTGAAGCcttaagagaaataaagagactgCAG GATAGGGTGGCTGAGTCTGAGAGCCTGTGTCAGGAGATGCAGCAGGAGCTGACTAAAGTCAAGCAG GAGGCAAAAACGGCTGTGGATGAGAGAAGATCTCTGCAGACACAGGTCCAGTTGGCTGAGGCTGCGCAGAAGCAGGCACAGGGGATGGAGATGGACTACGAAGAGGTCATCCACCTCCTGGAGGAAGAGATAGCAGAGATGAAGTCTATGAGAGCAGAAAAGTCAGACCAACTGAAG GAGGATCAGGATTTGAAGAAAAGGATTGCTTTGCTTGAGTGTCAATTAAGGAAAAGTGAAGTTGCAAAGAATGGCTTTGAAATTTCTACTGGCAAACTactgcactttgtgaag GCCATTCAAGACTTCCTAACAGAGAATCAAGGATCTTTCAGCACTTatag TTCTGAAAGTGAGCCAAAGCTGGCTACACTGTCTCCAACTCTGACTACACAAAGTGGGAGGAAAGTGTCTGGAATGGCCTCCAGGCTGGCTCTGGAGGCTCAGGAGCTCATTCACACAGTTCAAGCCATCTTAGAGGTTGATT GTTTACCCTATGGCTGGGATGAAGCATATACTGCAAATGGAGCCAAATACTACATCAA CCATGTGACTCAGACAACATCATGGACACACCCTGTGATGAACTCCTTGGGTCTGTCTGAACCAGAGGCAAACAAGCCAACACAGAACTCACCAGAGTCCAAAGGCTAG
- the hlfb gene encoding HLF transcription factor, PAR bZIP family member b, producing MSRPLTMNPTFLPPPTYGVLKSLLEYPMKLPLHHEEVYDKEKKLEEERNVPHSAFLGPVLWDKTLPYDGDNFQLEYMDLEEFLSENGIPSSPPQHEQSQCPQQQQQQQQTPVTVMDLSNRVSTSIHTSMVSQPCLQSPTRTVLPSSRNTPSPVDPDSIQVLMNYEPDPTDLALSSVPGQEAFNPRKCRFSEEELKPKPIIKKARKVFIPDDIKDEKYWARRKKNNMAAKRSRDARRLKENQIAIRAGFLEKENSALRQEVADLRKELGRCKNILAKYEAHHGPL from the exons ATGTCCAGACCTCTGACCATGAACCCAACTTTTCTACCTCCTCCAACTTACGGAGTGCTCAAATCTCTCCTCGAATATCCAATGAAGCTACCACTGCACCACGAAGAAG TTTATGATAAGGAGAAGAAGTTGGAGGAAGAGAGGAATGTGCCGCACTCTGCCTTCCTGGGCCCAGTACTTTGGGATAAGACCTTGCCTTACGATGGCGACAATTTTCAGTTGGAGTACATGGACCTTGAAGAGTTTCTGTCTGAAAATGGTATTCCATCCAGTCCACCACAGCATGAGCAAAGCCAGTGTCctcagcagcaacagcagcagcagcagacccCTGTCACCGTTATGGACCTCAGCAACAGAGTCAGCACCTCCATCCACACAAGCATGGTCTCTCAACCCTGCCTCCAGAGTCCCACACGAACAG TGTTGCCTTCATCACGCAATACTCCTAGCCCAGTTGACCCAGACTCCATCCAAGTTCTGATGAACTATGAGCCCGACCCAACAGACCTGGCTCTGTCCAGTGTGCCAGGCCAGGAAGCATTCAACCCTCGCAAGTGCAGGTTTTCTGAGGAAGAGCTTAAACCTAAGCCAATCATCAAAAAGGCACGCAAAGTCTTCATTCCTGATGACATTAAG GATGAAAAATACTGGGCACggcgcaaaaaaaacaacatggctgCCAAGAGGTCACGGGATGCTCGGCGCCTGAAGGAGAACCAGATTGCCATCCGCGCGGGTTTCCTGGAGAAGGAGAACTCCGCTCTTCGACAGGAAGTGGCTGATCTGCGGAAAGAGCTTGGACGCTGTAAGAATATTCTAGCAAAGTATGAGGCTCATCATGGCCCTCTCTGA